The sequence GGTTTTTACAGGGGAGCCCACTCCACCCCCAGCTGAGTGAGGGGGAGGAGAGATGactgatgatcttttttttttttttgtgagggggTGGAAGTAAACTGCAGCGTTTGttaaattaaagaaacaaaactagaAGCACAaatatggggaggagggaggtaagtTGGAGGGAAACCGGGGTTCTCAGGGCTCCCCCACTTGCACTGAGAAAACAGTTTTCATTCTGAGCTTCTGGATTCTCCCAGAATGGCTGCAACATTTCCCCTAAATCCAAACTATTTACCTGTTGATACAGGGGTTCATAACTAGAATGTTTATGAGAGACTGAGGGAGGAAGAACCCCGGAATGTCCAGGAGAGGTGTTTGAGAGGCAGAGTTCACACGGAATCCCCTTCCCTCTAAGCCAAGGGGCAGATTCTGCCCTCATTGTGGCTGCCTTATTGCTTAATGCCCCATTTGTCCGATGCCCATGGAGCAGGGGAggcaggtggggggggggggtctgtggAGGATCAGAGGGAAGTGAGTCCAGGGTCCGTAGGAGGCAGAGGTCCAGGGGTTCCCGTCCACGTGAGAGGTCCCTCACTGCCGGCTGGCTTCAGCCTCCACCTTCACACTGGCCCTTCTGCCCTCGACCAGGGCTGGGTGGGTCCCCGGGGCAGGACACCGCTCCAACAAGCCCTCTTCAAACTCTGCAGGGAGATGAGGCGGGTTAGGAAGGGGCACGGCGGGGTGTAAAGGCTAGTTCCAATACAGAATccccaaagaacagaaaaaaacccaaggaagGGCTCAGCTCCCTCCTGAGCTATCCCTAGCCCCAGACTGTGCAAGGCTCCCAGGCCCTAAGTCTTTCTTTTGGCTCTGGGTGTCCTGCCGCTGTATTGCTGGAATTTCTGGTTCTAGCAGGAGCTGCGGGGGCGAGCTGGCTCtgacctctcctcttcttcccccccttcTCTGGGCCTCTCAGGCTCACCCCACTCctgctccccctctcccccccagccCGAGTTTCTGGGAATCCTGTGGGGGGGTGTGTGAGAAAGGCGGCCAAAGAGCCACAGGAAGCACCTCCCAACTCCTCCCCCAGGCCTAAGCCCCCCCAGTCTCCGCCCCCGCTTCCCACCCACACACCACTTAAAAATACTGAGCTAGGGTTGGTGGTTTCACCTACTGCGTCACTCTCAGCCTAGCAGCtgcccccaccctctcccccccaCTCCCCTACACTGCACCTCCCTGCTTGGCTTTTCCACACCCATCCCTGCCCCCATCTCCCCTAAACACAACTCTGCTCCCCATTTCCAAAACAGCTTTTACTATGCCCCCCTCTACGGTTACAGCCTCTCCTCCCCAAGTTGTTTTTCTGCCCACCCTTAGGTGAATTCTCTGTATCCCCACCTATTCTCCATTCCCCAACTTGTAGGCTAATCAGACATAAAAATGTAGGTTCCTGAAGGAGACCCACAACTCTACAGGTCCCTCCATGTGAACCTGCCCTCCCAGGGCCCTTGAGTGGCTCCCATCCTCTCAGAACACGCCTCTGGCTGCAGTGCTCTCCCTCCCCAAGCCTGAGGCCTAAGGAGCAGGGCCAGCTGTCTCACCTGCGAGGGGTGGCTTCGCAGGCAGACAAGGGCTGAGTCTGCCCACGCGGTCGTGGGAGACAAGGCGGGCAAGCCGCAGCCCCTCGTCCATCAGAGTCTGCTGCAGGATGTGGCGGCTCCACAACCCATGGGCGGGCAGTGCCAGGGGCAGGTCAGCAGGGGGAGGCGTCAGCCTTGGGCACCCCACAGCTGTGGGCATGGGGCACTGGTCAGACATATTGTGATGGCAACATGGAATATAGACTCCCCGAGATCCACTCAGCCTGCCCCGGGGTCTCCTCCAGTCCCTCACTTAGTCACACAAAGGGATGATCCCCAAGCTACTCCTGCTGTCTGTTTCCAGAGACCAACTGACCGGTGAATGAAGTGCCCACAATATGCCAGGTTCCTTCTCTATTCATTAACTCCTTGTTGGGCAAGAGTTAAGTGACTGAATATTCAGGGATTCTACTGCCATCCCCTTATCAAGGAAGGGGCAAATGCTCTGTAGCTCCACAAAGAAACACCCCCCTCCCAGAGGGCCGCTCTGTGCGGCCGACACCTCCACTTACCTTGTAAGTGTCCATCCAGACTCTCTCCAGATAGGCTGGCACTATCCTCCTCCAAGCTGGGGCGGTACAGTGGGCCATAGGACTCGGGCCCCGGAGGGGGCTGGAGAATTTCAGAGTGACTCTGCTCCCCAACCTGCAGGCAACCCAGAGGGAAGAATGACCATTGGGGGGCAGGGATGTCTCCATGGCCCTGTGGGAATAAAGGTCTGGGGTCCGCCTCAATGCCAGCCCCTTGTTTCCCCAGAGAAACCCAcctcttgcttcagtttcttcaatgggGGGCCCCCCATCTCTTCTGTGTGCAACCTGCAGGGGAAGAGGGCTGGGTAAGAAGGGCAAGGAAGAAGAATGTTGGGGAGACGGGAGCAAGTTCTAGGCTGGGGTCCATTAAATGAGCCTGTTAGGAGGGCACAGCTCTGGTACTATGGTTACCGGGTCTAATTCACTATAAGTGGTCTTTCTCTCATTCTGGCTGGGGAGGgtgtggggagagagaagaaagggaagactCAGTGTACTTTATGGTCAGAGGCTGGTTTGATTTGGGGCTCCTCTAGACAGTATCCCTAATGCTATCCTGGAGTAAGAACAGGGGATCCAGCTCAGTGGGAATGCTGAAGAGGGGATTTCTTTTTAGTGACTGAAGGTTTGGGGGAAAGGGGTCTCACCTGGAACCCTTGAGAGAGGAGAGGTAGGTACTCTCCCGGGCCACTTGACGAGACAGAGAAAAGAGCTCTACTCTCCGGAGTAGGAGTGTGTTGTCCCTCATGCAGAACTGGGCAGCTGCCTCATTGATGGTCAACTGCAAGGAGTGGGGGGAGCAAAGGGGTCAGGGAACAGAGTTGGTTCTGAGAAAACTGGCACTCCGTCACTGGGCACAGAGAAGAGACCTCCACTTCAGTCGAACCATGGTTCGACATgggatttcttttagttttttctctcttttcccaacTCTCTGCATGGAACCGGAGCTGCAGCCCAGGGGCAGGACAGGGGAAGTTTGAGGGGCAAAGGACAGCCTCGGGGCGGGGTTTCAACCTGTTGCTTCCTGGAAATGAAAGCCTGCCCCAACAATTATGGGAGTTTGGGTGGCCCTGGGACATGCTTGGCAACAAGCAATGAATTCTCTTTTACACCAAACTTTCCCCTTCTGGTGGGGATGAGGGCTTCTGTTAGGCCAGGTATGGGAGCCAGGAACAGGAAGGAATACCGGGAATCTTTATACACTGAAGGAGGTCTGGGTAGGACTACAGCAGGGGCGTGGTGGGGGGAGGCGTAAGCTGCGAGGGGGACCCTGAGGTCCTTACCTCATGTAGGCTGAGCTGTTTGCCTTCCCTGCGCTTGGAGTCAAAGCGTCCATAGATAATGCTGTACTTTCTGATCTCTTCCTCTTTGTGACTGTCATTGTCATCCATTTCAAAGATGTGACCAACGCTGCGAGCGAGCTTCTTGTTGAGCTTGAGGAGGGACGTCACCTCCCCGGCGTCTCCCCGGGGGAAGCTCCGGATGAGCCGTTCCACGCTCTCGATCACCATTCGGACCATCTCTGGCTCTAGTCGGTCTGAACCACCTCCCACCGCACCAGACCCCGGCCCTTCCGAGACACCCCCCCCAGcaggtggggagaaaggaggcgAGCTGGCCTCTTCCTCTCCACCAGCGCCAACGTCCGACTCAGGAGTGCTCCCGCCAGCCCAGACGCGGGGATCTCCGCCTCCCTGGCCCCCGGGCAAGGGAGAGAGTTTCTCTCCCAGTTCTAATGGACTCTTGGGACTGAAGCTTCTGGCACTGCCTGCCTTGTCTCCTGGGCTTCCGTGTCCATTGCTCATGCTGCCTTTTCGACCCCCTGCTGTCTCAGAGATCTTAAAGAGAGGGATGCTGGAAACGGGCACAGCGGGGACAGGCTGGCTGAAGAGCCCCGGGTTAGTGGCCCACTCCCTTAACGCCTTCTGCAGACGGCGGACATGGAGCGGCTTGGTGGCCATGCCCACCAACGCCATGATCTCCAAGAACTCTTCTTCTCCCGCCTCGCACAGCTGCTGAACGTCGTCCCCTCCCTGCTGGATGAAGGTCTCGTAGTAGGACAAGAGGTTGGCGCGCTGCAGGACCCGATACAGCTGCAGCTCCCCCAGGGTCCGGGGAAGGGCCATGGTTAGAGCGCTGGGCCTAGGGAGGGAACAGAGGAGGAGGGAGTCAGGGAAGCTCCCTCGGTCTGCCACCAAGCCCTGGAACCACTTTTCCTCCTAATGAACCCGGAGTTCCTACCCCCCTTGTAAGGTTTGTTCACCTGCTCAAGCTGCTGAAGACTCTAAGGAGGGCTGGTTAAGTGAGAGCTACCCCTAAGGAGAGAAGCCCACATCACAGAAACTTGCATccgtcaacaagcatttattaagcaccaaccaTGTGCCAGGCTGAGCTGTGTCTGACATCTAGTGCTGGTGACCTCACCGGGACCACAGGCCCCGTCCTCATCCTGTTTCCACTCCTCTTGCTTTCCCCTCATCCTGGCGTTGGAAACCCATGCCAGTTAAACCGAAGCCACCATACACCTAGCATGGCCAAACCCTGCTCCCTCCCTGACCCGCTCCACAAGCCTCTCCTCCCGAGTGCCCGGTAATGGCCAAACTCCCCTCCGCACCGCACGGGACACCTCCCTTCTCCCCGGGGCGTGACAGAAAGCCCCTCTCCTCTCCGGGCCAAGCAGAGCTCCGGGGAACCGGGGCCTCCCCCAGCCCCGGTTCCCTGAAAGCGGAGCTGAAAGGGGTGTGGTTCATCCCTTACCCACCCAAGCcgcccctcccttcccccaccagcAACTTCGGAAGCCTGACCACCTGTCCCCAGAGCTCCTCCGCCGAGTGTCCCCCACCCCACATTGGCAGCGACCTTTCTCCCCCCCTCTACAGCCCCCAAGGCCGCCCAGCGTCCCGGTGCCAAGGGAGAGGAGGGCAGGGGTGTCTTCATTGTTCACTTCGGGAGCTGTTCTGCCCACGCACACTTCCACAGTGGCTGAGTGTGGGTGCAAACGCCCCTGGGGCCCCCGCCTCCTACCTCCCacttcttccctattcccatccGCCCCGGCAGAAGGGGGGGAGTGAATGATGGAGGGGCTAGAGGAGAGGTCCCCTGCCATCAGGCTGTGCGCGAAACCCCCCGATTAAGGGAGACCAACGCATCCCCTCTCTGACCTCTTCTCTCGGAGCTCCGCTCTGAAAGCCTGCTTTCTCTTTCCGTGCCGGCGCTAAAGCTAAGGCGGCGGGGGGCACCGAGGCCCACGGTAACTGCCCTACGCGTCCCGGAGCGCTCCCCCCGCCGGGCCGGGCCCGGGGCGGAGCGGAAGGACGGGGCAATGCCCGGCTTGTGCTCCTTTTCTCCGGGCTCTGGAAGCCCCcgcccttttcctcctcctcgcCTTGGCCCCGCTCTCTGCACTGCTCTCCCGCTGGGCTCCCCGCGCCCGGTCCCCCGCCGGCCCGGCCCGCCTCTCCCACTCACTTGGCCCGGGGCTGCGGGGTCCGGCGGGCGCTGTCCCCTCCGCCCGGCGGCTGCTCAGCTGTAGGGGAGGGCGCCCTGAGCATGGACGGCGGGAGACCCTCCGGGGCACCCTCGGCGATTTCCAGCGCTCCTTCCTCCGTCCCAGACCTCGGGGCCCCGCGCTCCGTGCGGCGTCCGCCGGCGGCCGGGCTGCCTCCCTGCCTCCGCGTCTCCGCTCTCTGTGGCTGTGCCTCGGTGCCTCTGCCCCCTCTCCGGCTGCGCTTGCCGCCTCCTCCCCCGCAGGACGCACGGGGGAGCGGGCCCGGCGCGGCGCTGGATGCCGGGCGGGCTGGGGGCGTGGGCAAAGCTGGAGGCGGTGGGCGGGCGCCGGGACCTCAGCCCGGGAGAGAGAGCCGAGAAAGACTGGCCCAGCCCGGAGGAAGTTagaggggggtgggggaaaggagtaGGCGGTGGAAAGACagaggcgggggcgggggcggatgcgggggcggggcgggggcggggttCTGGGGCTGGGGCTCGGAGTAGGGGACTGGGTGACCCAAGCCAGGCTGGAGAGGACGGGCTAAGACCTCAAGGGCGGGGCTAGCATCTCTCTCTGCTGCCCACTCCGGATGCAAAACCCGCCCTCTCTCCGCCCTCGCTCCCACGTGAGTGCCCAAGCAGGCATCCATCCCTGCCCCCCCCAGACCCTGCCAACCTGGGAACGGAGTTCCACTAGCACGCACAGGTACGCACAGCACAGCTACACAAACACAACCACACGCAGAGACACACCGGCTCCCACAATCCGGGCCCCTTGTTTCTAGGCCTTCCAGACTTAGCGGAACGATTGggaagagggatggagagagggactCGCAGGGTCCGTGAGATGGCGTTTCGGGAAAGAAAGCCCTGAGAGTATCTTTGACTGGAAATGTATCTGGTCATTTACCTCTCCTCCCTTTGCAATGGAAAGCGTTCTGGTGTTAAATCAGAAGTGCCTAGTTCGAATCTTCCCTCTGCCACTTCTGGCCGTATGACCTTGGTCAACCTCCCTAACCTCTGGGgagctcagtttccttctctatttaaaaaaaaaaaaaaaaaaaaaaagcttaattttctcatctattaaaagaCCCAAAACCTAGCAGGCTGAAGGAAACAACTGCCATGTTTTCCTTCCAGGGTTGAATCTAcgatattattatctccaaaaCCAGAAGGTAATTTTAGAGCTTAAAGATTCTCTCGTCCCCCTTAGAGATGCTCCTGACTATATACAACCTCACCCTGTCATTCTGTCCTAGAGGTTCCCAGTGTTAGTTGATAGGATTCAGTGGTAGGAACCGGTAGAGTGTACTGAGAATTCTAGGACCCACCGAATAAATGTATTTACTTTTTCTAACGGATACCGGTTTGCTACTTCATAGGGTTAATGACTTGTCTGCTACTGTGAATCTCTGGGCTCCTGCCTGGATTGTAGGAACACCTCGGAGAGTAaaccttccttttcattcttgGCTTTTAGCTTATTTTCCTTAGGGCAAATTTCAGTATCCTGAAGGATACTAAGAACTAAGGCTTTCCACTGAGGGCATCTAGGGGTCCTTTAAATGAAGAGAGCTTTGTGACAGAGAATAGTTATATGCCAGAAAATAATGCATGCACTTTTCTATATGGGATAGTCTATAGGAGAATTCTCGGGGTGGAGCAATTTCAAAGAACTGCTTTCATCTAGCTAGTCTTCTCTACCCCCTaacccccctcctcccccatttctCTTAGCTCCATATGGTTTTCATTACACTCACTCCCACGtctggaaaggggaggagggaaggggctATACAGCACCCCATCCCACTTCTCGGGACCCGAAGAtaatggggcggggggggggggacgggaCAATGCGGGAGAAGAGCAGAGGCAAGCAAGGAGGAGAGGAATGCCTTTTCTCCGGCCTCAAAGCCCCCAGACTCTAATTCCACATTTCCCCGTTCTGAATAGCCCCCGCGCAACTCTTGGAATGGACTGGTGGGCGGTGTGCTGGAGGTTAGAGGGACCCGGCGCGCGCTCTCTACTTTCACTGGGTCTGCATTCCCTGGAGGTTGGGGCATTTCCTGTCAGGGTGGGGTGGGGGCGGGGTGAGACTTGAGCAAATAAGACTTCCCCCTTCACCTTCCCCAAACCCCAGTCAGCAGCGAGGGGCGGAGGTTGCCCTCCAGAGGGTGGGGGGCGCCCTGGAACGCCAGCGCCGGCGCGTGCGTGGGCggaccctccccctcccctcggGTTATTTTTGGGGCCTGAGCTGCCAGCCGCCGGCCCCGGGTTTCCACGTGCCCCCCTTCCAGCCCACGCTCCCCATGACGCACATCCTTCCACCCCCGCAGCCTCGGGCTCTCGGCGccccctccctgcctccttccctcccacccggACGCCCTCCGGAGGCGCCGCAGCCCTGGGCGAGCGAGGAGGAAGGAGGCCCGGGTCGTGGGCTCGGGAGCGGGCTGGGGAAGCGGGGTCGCCCCTTGCACTCGCCGCCTCGCCGCCTGTGTAGGGCCCGCGCACAGCTTGCTGGGGCGGGGGAGAGCTGTTAGCCCTAGAACGTTCTAAAGAAACGGCGGGAGCTTGCCCCTACCGAGGGGGTAAACTGCGGCCCGGGGAGGAGAGCGGCGAGAGTTATTTGGCGCGCCCTGGGACCGTGAGCCAGTGCGGCTGCCTCTCGGGAGTGTGTCGCTGTCCGAGTGACTCTGTTGTTCCAGAAGCGTGCCTTTGTTCCTGTGTGTGgcttttaagttatttttcaaaatcaatgAATTGTCAGGCTCCACCTTGGGCCAGAGCCGCCCCCGCAGCCAGAGCTGCTGAGATGTCtgttctcctcctccccctctcacCATCCTCCAATTCTCCTCCTACTCCTTTCCTCTGAGAACAAGGATTTTCCAGACctgagaaaagggagagacaaagaaacaaaactgggCCCTAAGAAGCCTCGTAGAGACACAGAGACCAAATTAGACGCTTTTAAAGGAACCcaatgaaaacattttcttttataaccttttcctcttccctaatCCCTAAACCACTTTCTTGCCTCATTGGGGAAAAggcccttttttttccccccctctaaAGCTCCATTTCAATTGGTTTTCAAAGCAGAAACGtgagctttcctttttttttaatcaatttgttATTTTCGTATAATGTGAAATTTATTGGGAAATAGGTACTATTCGTTCTCTCCTTTACTGCCTCTTCTAATTTAACTcgttttagtaaatgtttatttagtaaataaaactcatttattaaataacttctcCGTCAGTACTGGTTTGCAAAAGATAATGCTGGATAAGAGAGTATGGGAatatgagataaaaataaatagccACCGTTTAGGAAACAGCACTTTGTAGGTACTTAAAGGAATTGCAAGAAAAGTGTTAAGTGGATTCTTGAGGAGAAAGTGCTATTAATGATATAGGGAATCTGGAAGGCTTTCTGGAGGAGGTGGTGTTTAATTAAGCCAAAGCTAAGATTTTAAGAGCTTAGGGTAGGTGGAAGAGGGTATTCCAGACATAGGAAATAGCGTGTGCAAGAAGGaatggggaaataataataaataacattaatgGAGTGTACCATGTGCTATGTGCTTTACGATTATCTTTTGACTCTTTGGACAACtttgggaagtaggtgttattatgatcctcattttacagataaggaaacaaaagcagattaagtgacttttccagggtcatgagacccctttttcttgtttgtttttgtaaattttgttttcccaatcacgtaggaaaaaaaatacaattttcaatatttatcttttataagattttgagttataaatttcttctccctcctttccaagatggcaagcagtctgatataggttatacaatcTGCATTCAGTCACACAGCATTTAGGAAATGCTAGTTATCAATAccataaggaaagcagaaaactggggaaatttttttgcaaactttttttgcaaatatctctgataaaagcctaatttctcaaatgtagagagaactgagtcaaatttacaaaaatataagtcatcttccaagtgataaatggccaaaagataggaacagagttttcaggtgaaataaaagctttctataatcacatgaaaaaatgctccaaatcactattgatcagagaactgCACTTTTCAGCgtggctaatataacaaaaactgggatactactgtttggtggagttgtgaactgattcaaccattctggagagcaatttggaactatgcccaaaggtttaTGAAACTATACATATTAATCCAGTAATGCcattactagatctatatcctaaagatatcttaagaaaggagaaatgatctatttgtacaaaaatattttgtggtcGCTAAAAGCTGAAAATCAAAGAGATgcctatcagttagggaatggctaaacaagccgtggtgtatgattgtaatggaataatattgagctgtaagaaatgacaaacaggattatatcagaaaaaacctgggaaaacttacatgaaccgatgcataatgaagtgaatagaacaagGAGAATGTTGTGCAGAGTAACAGCAATTTTGtgcaatgaagaattgtgaattacttagtattctcagcaatacaatgaaccaagaaaattccaaaggattaatgatgaagcatactctCTGCCTtaagaaagaactaatattgactcaatacagactgaaacatgctgttttttttcttttattcattattgcctttatttttgtacaaaatgactaatatggaaatattttacataattgcacatatataacatctgcttactgtctcagagaaggggaggaaagggaaggaaagaggaagggatagatagaatttggaacttaattaaaatttgaaaaaaaatatttttaaatgctgttTGTTCAAAACTCTAGCTTTGTGTGAGTACTTTACAAAGAAGGAAGGCAATTTAGAGAACAGGGATCTAGGATCTTCAAACTCATTTTTCTAGGAAAACACTCAAAGAAAagtaacaaaagggaaaaaaaaagtgttagagGAGAAATGGGcagggaaacaaataaaaaacattacCAAACCAGTCTCATTATTTAGATCTCACTGGAATGTATACTCCCTCCAGTGGTTCAGATGAGACATGCCTATTAGCAAAATATTGTTTAACCCCCCGCCCCCCAAATgtgtatattaataaataatatgcaTGAACTATTATGCattatgtatgttatataaaatatatgcaaaacagtTCAAAGGATGACAATAAAATgagcaatcttttaaaaattatcttatttgtagtacaaaaaaatcttttctctttgaagCAATACATTTAAACATACTTAACTTTTGAAAAATCCTTATGTGGGTCCTGGTGGATGGGGcagatttataaataataattgtggtaataattattcaattatttgtTCATTATATCTAGGCAAAcagatgaatttctttttttaaagacactTTTTGTTTTGAATACACCGTACCAGAAAATAGTAGATCATAAATCAATGAATGTAACAACTTTTCAATTGGTATCTTGTTTTtagttatatgtaatataaaaataaccaacaaaaataaatcatctcCACTTTAAACTCAGGGGAAAGCTTCTGTATTgctccattcctttttctttacaTAGTTCTGCTTAATGAATGATATCTGACCTTAATTTCTTATTAAGATTTGGATATTTTACTTCTCTCTTTGTATGAGGGAGGTGAGTTTGGTCAGACAGGAGAGTACACAGCTTAGGGCCAAGTGgcaaagggttttaaatgccaaacagaaatgTATGTGTGATCTTAGAAGTTTTATTGAGGTTTTGAGGTTTTATTGAGCCATGGATTATTATCTTTGGAGTTTTATTGAGGGAGAGAGGATAGTCAGATTTACACTTCaagaaaattactttttcagGTGCATGGAGGATAGATTATAATGGGGAGAGGCTTGAAACAGGAAAATATCTATAAGGCTATTTTAATAGTCTACTGAAATGTAGATTATTGTATTCATACATggaatagagtgccagacctggagacaggaagacatcctccagagttcaaatctggcctcaaatacttattatgtggCCCTGGGCCactatgtgactgggcaagtcacatactTATCCATCCTCTGGTTCCTCtgttgtaaaatgagttgaagaaggaaatggcaaccactccacTATtcttgccaaggaaatcccaaatgaggtcatgaaggaAATACAATATGTGCACCTAAACTAGAATGGTAGCTGTGCAAGAAGAGAGATGTTCTAAGTATGACACCCAGTTGGATATGTAGagtgagagaaagtgagaagTTGATGACAAGTTTTCAACCTGGATGGTTAGAAGGGTGagtttttggggaaagatactGTAATAAGATCTGAAAGGTAGATCAAGAAATTTATCTGTGCCTGCTCATCCTTTGCAACTTACTCCCctaaacaacaaccaaaaaaaggcaGGGGGATGACTGGCTTTCTCAGGAAGGATAAGATTCAGGGGTACATTGTCTTGGTAAATGTTTAAGCACTAGGGAGTCAGGAGGAGGGGAAGACAGTGcacataaaatacttttaaatttaaactgcattgttaaaattttctccattttaaaagtctagataatcaacaaaatagaaatcaaaacttGATTTGTAGTTTGCTGATTTCCCAGGTATAAATATTGCACTAAAAATAACAGGTTCTTTCTAGCCTAAGCTGACTCCAGCATACTCCAGATAGCATGCAACTCTTCTTCTTACCCTCTGATCGATTGATTTTGCAGAGCCCTTGGGTTTATACCATGGCTCCATACTTTCCTTTAGCTATTTTGAATCTTTGCTAAAGATAagctctccccccacccccaccccaagtaCAGTTCCAGCAATGGTGAATCTGTAGAGGACTAACCTAGGAACAGAGAAGCTCATCGCCAGTTAACAGCCTAGTTAACTAATTAACAACTATGTAACTAACAGCCTCTTTATGGGAAAGGTAACCTATGAAGTAAGGCCAAGACTTTAAATGATAaccacttttcaaaaataaatttttaatttggagCCAAAATGGAAAATTACCCTGGTTTGATCCTAGACTTAGTGATGATTAACTTTGGGCCattttcaaaaattctaattTACCCTCAAAAGATAAAGATTTTCACTAAAAGGATTATTCAAGAGAAGGCATCCTATACTCTAAAGACAATTATTAAGAGGAACTTCCAAAATATTCTGAGCAAtggaataaatatgtatttatttctctCAAGGATATTGTTAAAAACCTGACATTTACAAAGTATGTTTAACATTTGTTTGGAAGGGATTATTAGTTAGTACTCTTTTgaattaaaaagctttagtaatatattggtttcatttttttataatcatACTTTATGATTTTAGAGTCACTGGACTTTTGCATATATAAAAGCAGATTGGCTTATTCACAGATTATATCATcttactttgcaaatgttaattTTCTTGGAATTCTCTCAGAAGGCCTGTTTCAGGGAGAGTCATGATGAAGCATAATGGAAGAATGTTGGAGAGACTTTGGAGCATGTGTAGACAGTCTGTCACTAGTTCTGGTCTAACTCAGTGGTTAGAAGAAGgctttttatttaaacaaaaaggTGCACATCTGGAACTGGGGGTGCTTTTAACAAGGAACTAGCTTCGGTAATTTTTGTTCTTGGCTACCCTGCACttggtttgacttttttttttttggctgaggcaattggggttaagtaacttgcccaaggtcacacaactaggaagtgttaagtgtctgaggtcatatttgaactggggtcctcctgactttcaggggctggtgctc comes from Sarcophilus harrisii chromosome 5, mSarHar1.11, whole genome shotgun sequence and encodes:
- the NAB2 gene encoding NGFI-A-binding protein 2 isoform X3, whose amino-acid sequence is MLRAPSPTAEQPPGGGDSARRTPQPRAKPSALTMALPRTLGELQLYRVLQRANLLSYYETFIQQGGDDVQQLCEAGEEEFLEIMALVGMATKPLHVRRLQKALREWATNPGLFSQPVPAVPVSSIPLFKISETAGGRKGSMSNGHGSPGDKAGSARSFSPKSPLELGEKLSPLPGGQGGGDPRVWAGGSTPESDVGAGGEEEASSPPFSPPAGGGVSEGPGSGAVGGGSDRLEPEMVRMVIESVERLIRSFPRGDAGEVTSLLKLNKKLARSVGHIFEMDDNDSHKEEEIRKYSIIYGRFDSKRREGKQLSLHELTINEAAAQFCMRDNTLLLRRVELFSLSRQVARESTYLSSLKGSRLHTEEMGGPPLKKLKQEVGEQSHSEILQPPPGPESYGPLYRPSLEEDSASLSGESLDGHLQEFEEGLLERCPAPGTHPALVEGRRASVKVEAEASRQ
- the NAB2 gene encoding NGFI-A-binding protein 2 isoform X1, with amino-acid sequence MLRAPSPTAEQPPGGGDSARRTPQPRAKPSALTMALPRTLGELQLYRVLQRANLLSYYETFIQQGGDDVQQLCEAGEEEFLEIMALVGMATKPLHVRRLQKALREWATNPGLFSQPVPAVPVSSIPLFKISETAGGRKGSMSNGHGSPGDKAGSARSFSPKSPLELGEKLSPLPGGQGGGDPRVWAGGSTPESDVGAGGEEEASSPPFSPPAGGGVSEGPGSGAVGGGSDRLEPEMVRMVIESVERLIRSFPRGDAGEVTSLLKLNKKLARSVGHIFEMDDNDSHKEEEIRKYSIIYGRFDSKRREGKQLSLHELTINEAAAQFCMRDNTLLLRRVELFSLSRQVARESTYLSSLKGSRLHTEEMGGPPLKKLKQEVGEQSHSEILQPPPGPESYGPLYRPSLEEDSASLSGESLDGHLQAVGCPRLTPPPADLPLALPAHGLWSRHILQQTLMDEGLRLARLVSHDRVGRLSPCLPAKPPLAEFEEGLLERCPAPGTHPALVEGRRASVKVEAEASRQ
- the NAB2 gene encoding NGFI-A-binding protein 2 isoform X2 — its product is MALPRTLGELQLYRVLQRANLLSYYETFIQQGGDDVQQLCEAGEEEFLEIMALVGMATKPLHVRRLQKALREWATNPGLFSQPVPAVPVSSIPLFKISETAGGRKGSMSNGHGSPGDKAGSARSFSPKSPLELGEKLSPLPGGQGGGDPRVWAGGSTPESDVGAGGEEEASSPPFSPPAGGGVSEGPGSGAVGGGSDRLEPEMVRMVIESVERLIRSFPRGDAGEVTSLLKLNKKLARSVGHIFEMDDNDSHKEEEIRKYSIIYGRFDSKRREGKQLSLHELTINEAAAQFCMRDNTLLLRRVELFSLSRQVARESTYLSSLKGSRLHTEEMGGPPLKKLKQEVGEQSHSEILQPPPGPESYGPLYRPSLEEDSASLSGESLDGHLQAVGCPRLTPPPADLPLALPAHGLWSRHILQQTLMDEGLRLARLVSHDRVGRLSPCLPAKPPLAEFEEGLLERCPAPGTHPALVEGRRASVKVEAEASRQ